In the genome of Daucus carota subsp. sativus chromosome 9, DH1 v3.0, whole genome shotgun sequence, the window CGCACCGGCTGTAGGTTcttatgtttaaaaaaatatgattttattctgaAACCAACTAATAACATCAATAATATCTAACTCTAggatagtaaatatatttttatttactcatACTAACACGATATAATTTGTATATGAGAGATTTTTTACAATCAGTGAAGTCTAGCGGGATATTTAATCCAATTATAATGACACGAGTTGAATTTTTAGacgcaaattatatattttaatctataaaacatataaatagttgaaattgatttaatatgttcaaAAGTTACGATCACCCGTAGTGATATGATCGAATTCAAGCACATGcccatataaaaatttaactatacGAGGCGATCAAAGTTTAGATAAACATAATAGTTGTAAttgtctctctttctctctctctctctctcacagtATTGTTATAACCGGtctacacatatttatatgttgAACAATACTATGATCATCATTCGGTCCTATCATGAAAGATTATCAATATTTAACaagttgatttattttttataaaattatatgtgattatttttatttaatagtgAGTTGTCTAAAACTCGACTGATTTGAGTTGTAATTCGGTAATTAAGTACCTGCACTCGAAATCTTTTCCAagctaattttatattgtttggatGATAACTCAGTTTTAAGTGCCACTCGAATAAAACTCGATACAAGGTCGGGCCAACTTGAATCAGACGGtaagaaatttaataaatggaaaaagttttaaatttgaaaaggtTGAATATAATGACATAATTATCTAAGACTCGTGAAATTGGATatagtattataatatataatataatttatcgtATAATACacatatgttaataatttaatctccaaaattaatttataaataaattcaattttttccCGGTACTTCTATATTTAATCGAGTACTCATTACTCGATTCATCTCCGAGTCATATCATAATatggtttttaaaataatagttaCGGAATTTAATTAAGTTGTCACTTGAGtccattatatataaataatttttattttttaataaaatgagaattacaagatcttaactttaaatttataattaaaatgatagtttgatTAAGTGTTCCTAAATCAGttcagataatttttttttgtaaattgacTAACTATTagcatttattattttttgtatgaATATATTAGTTCAAAAACTTTTGTAAATAAGGGGTCATAAATAAGTGTAAAGTGtaattaacataaatatttatgtgTAAATACCTTAATcaatgatatttaatatgttgaatataataaatgatgGCATTCTTGTAATTATAGGTTAAGTAGGGGTATAATGGACATTTCACGCCTAATTCTTTTGTTCTTTTTGCCCTTGGTtacaatttaatatatagaaatagATTTAGTATACTTTTCATAATTGAAAATTCTAAATCACTCTaaactatttatattatattatattattaaaactgaaataataaGAATTTTATCGGTCGATGACTCGATATATAaactgtttaaattttaaaatgatttgatataataataaagaattaataaatttttaatataatatattcatcaaatgttatttaattatcaaatattttgaatcAATAACATGATACTTTAATCAGATTGTTCATGATTTTACAAGTAATTCTTTGTGACTCCGTATTATTCATTATTGAAATTAATTTCATGTCACACTTGCTACATCAGTCTGTCATTGATAAGGAACTGaggaaatactccctccgtcctatttTAATTGTCACTTTTGGATTTGTGCCAGTCAAATTGATCAAGGTTTGactcaaatttattaatattttatcaagtgaaaaaataaaaaaaaattgtcatcggaaataacttttaatctactttaagatgtaatttttagttttttaaaataattaaagaatgacttataatctttagtAAAAAactagtcaatttgaccaacaaaaatggaAATGTGAAAACTAAAATAAGACGGGGgagtattatttaaaatatcattaattaatTCCGTTGAATTGAATAATCTCAGCCCTGCCAAATATCGACATGAGTATTGTCAAATCTTTCTAGAAAGAACTCAcccatctctttttttttcttttttctttttttgaaaattctcaCCCATCTCTTCAAAATACCACAAGCTTTCCTCTTTCTAGACCATGTTAAATGTATCAAATCCACTATATAAAGAGATTGTATGTTCATTTTTCAAATCCACAATAATCAACCATCACAagtcaaaaaattaaatattatgaaGATTTCATTGGCCAAAATCTTTGTTTTCTGTAGCTTTTGGGTAATACTTTCATCAGCTAGCAGCCATGAAGATTTTGTCCAGTGTCTCACCCGTTTTTCACCCAACACAAACTCAATAACCAAACAAATTTACACCCCACAAAACTCATCTTACACTTCTGTCTTAGAGTCCTCGATAAATAATCTACGTTTTGCGGGCTCTAGCACCCCCAAGCCCCTTGTGATTGTCACACCAACGGAGGACTCTCAGGTCCAGGCAGTGATTTATTGCGCGAAAAAGCACCACATCCAGATGAGGATCCGGGGAGGGGGGCATGACTATGAGGGCCTCTCGTACGTCTCGAAAGCGCCTTTTGTGGTGCTTGACATGGTTCGCTACAATAAGATTGATGTTGATCATGAGGCTGCCACTGCATGGGTGCAATCCGGTGCAACATTAGGTGAACTCTACTACAGCATTGCTCAAAAAAGTAGTACCCTTGGATTTCCGGGTGGATTCTGGTATACTGTGGGTGTTACTGGACTCATTGGTGGCGGAGGCTATGGAAATTTACGACGTAAATATGGCCTTGCTGCTGACAATGTGATCGATGCTCGGATAGTGGATGTCAAGGGAAGAATTTTGGATAGAAATTCGATGGGGGAAGATTTGTTTTGGGCTATTAGAGGAGGCGGTGCTTCTAGTTTCGGTGTCATTCTTTCTTGGAAACTAAAGCTCGTTTCGGTTCCTGAAATTGTGACAGCTATTCAGCTCGACAGAACAATAGAACAAAATGGCACTGAAATTCTTCATAAGTGGCAATCTGTGGCTCCTAACCTTCCCAAAGACGTCGAAATTAGAGTTATAGCCGCTACTATATGGAAAAATAGGCCTAATCCAGTAGCCAGAACAGTACTTACCGATGACTCCATAGCtagaaaccgagccgaaaaaaCAATTCTGTTAAGGTTTTCGGGCTATTTCCTTGGCGGTCAAGAAAAACTTGTTTCCATGATGAACAAAGAGTTCTCTGAACTAGGCCTGACAAAAGAAGACTGCACCGAACTCAGTTACATTCAATCTGCACAACGTTTTTCCCTGCTTTCGACATCCGAGTCCCCTGAAGTTCTGCTAAACAGAACATCATTCAGAATCCCTTTTAAGGCCAAATCAAGCTACGCCGAAAGGCCAATTTCAAGAAAAGGCTTAGAGGGAATATGGACCAGGCTCCTTGAATATGATCCCGGGACGACAAATTTTGTTTTCACTTCTTACGGAGGCAGAATGAATGAAATTGCAGAATCTGCAATTCCATTCCCCCATAGAGCTGGCACATTGTTCATGATCTATATGAGAGTGCAGACTGATGGAGATGcggagaagagaatagaatggATCAGAGAGCTGTACGAGTATTTGACACCTTATGTAACGAAAAATCCGAGAACTTCGTACGTGAATTATAATGATCTTGATCTGGGAGTCAACAATGAAGAAGGTCCAACAAGCTACAAGCGAGCAAGCGTGTGGGGTAAAAAGTATTTCAAGAATAATTTCGATAGATTGGTTCGGGTTAAGTCGTCGGTTGATCCTGGAAACTTCTTCAGGCACGAACAGAGTATCCCTCCATTTTCGTGATTCTTTGgaagagttaattgcaaattGCACTTCTGAACTTGGGCCCAAACGTACTTCGGTCAACATACTTTTATAAATTGCATTTTGCATCCCCTTGATATTTAGCACGCTGCAATGTACAACCTTTCCATCCAAGTCCGTTAAATCTCAGTGTTTAACGTTACTTAAGTAAGGGTAGAACAGGAAAAATCCATTTTCAATGATCTTCTTCCCCAATTTTCTATATATGCCCTAAATTTGTTTGCATGAGCCCTAATTTCTTGGCTTAGTCTCTTCTCTTCTTTAGAAAAGATATATTTGATCATCAAGAGCCAATACGTCATATGCGTGTAGATCAATTAAGCAGACATATAGTGAAATATATGGAAAAAAAATCATTCCTAGAACCTTGATATAATTCCTTCACCGATTTATCCAACTCCTACGTCTCCTAGTGCACCAACTGGATATGACTCGATGCCTAGCCCACCAACATTTCATAATACAGATCCTACAGGCTTCGGTGGAGAACCAACAGAATCTCCAAACTCGGCAAATTACCCAGCCGCATGCAGCACTTCACAGAGTTCCATGGGGGCATCAGTCAATGAACAATGAGATATACATCTCAAGCCCTTTCCTTGCATCATCAttgtatttttcataatttgtgGCTGAAAATAAATACGGAGGCTCGCTCGGATGACTAGTTCGTGTGTATTCTGGTCGGGGTGGTTATGATTTGCGCAGGGTTTTATTAGATTTAGatgttaattttgtaattaactGATGATTAGTGgtttaatgttttaaaattttttaattaccGTAACCGCCCTTGATTTTTAAACGGCTCCGTTATCTTTTGACGGAAAGGTTGCACATTGCAGCGCATTAAATACCGAAGGGATGCAAAatgcaatttataaaaatatgttgacCGAAGTGCATTTGGACCCAAGTTTAGGGATGCAATTTGCAATTAACTCTCTTTAGAATTAGAAGATTTATGTTATTATGGTTGTACAAGTtcttcaataatattttatgaaattatattctcAAAGTGTTCTGTATCTATACTACCAATTAGTCGCATCTCCTGAAAATCTGTTTATGTTATAgggatatttttataattgactTTTTTCGCGAATACCATTCGTCAACATGAGGAAACTCTTAACAAGAAGTGTTTATTTTATGGGTATTGTTATGATATGATTGTGTAGCTGATTTTACCACGGGTATCTCTGTTTCGCCTGTTTACATTTTTGATATTAAACTTTTAGATCAGTCAAATGACATCATCCATTCCGGCATACTTACTCAATCCATTATTATCGTCtcatcaaaattcaaaacatacacattttagataatatgtaaaaaattcaatattttaatcattatctcttaacaaaaatatatagataattaAAAATGGCCTAGCTACATTTATTAAAACCTCTAAATCTATTAGgtttaattttagataatataattataaataataccaTTGGACAGTGAACCTAAAATCTTTTAaccataattttagataattatcaatataatatattataactaataaatatacataaagTGAAGGCATGTGCTCCAAGAgggtatatataattttgattagataaaattatatataaaaaatacattaattcaacaaatataactcatcaaatattattttttattattttttaccaGGTtagaatatttcatatattacatatattctCTAATTAGATCACACATGTAGATGTCACATAAATGATATATGTCGCCTCAATCCGAGGCCACATCTTGGTCCCAATGACCCTCATCTACATCTCGTCAAAACATACCCAGGATGCAATCCGCTGGACCCACAAACCATCTCACCATAAATCATACTCCCAAGTCCCAATTACTATAATGAGTGGCAACAATAACATGATAAAGAAAAGTAATTTGAATAaaggaaaatcaaaataaataaaagagacCATTAAAAGACTTAATCAAGAGTATACAAGAAATTAATATTgggtaaataaatatttgtataaagTAAAGAATTTAACATTTAAACACAGTTAATGTCTAAagtgtaatttaaaataaaaagtgacAATACAAATTAATTACTTACTACTCTCTCCATCATTTTTTAGTTCtccaattttaattttcaatatttaaatatcaaagtttGACTCATTAATCATCGGCCGTACCCGCACCATCGTCACGGTGAAAATGTAACACAATTCTTCTTGGTCCTAATTCATAAACaagaatattttttcaaatattaaagtCTGGAGTCATTTTTAACTATTAATTCCACGGTTCTGTCACTGATGACGCTCATGAAGCAGAACGTGGGCAAGGTCATATAAGCACTGCCCTCAGATGAATGTTTTACTTTGAAATACAACAATTACTGCAGATCCAAACCAGTATGACATATACCCATGACGAGGGGCGGAGCCTGTAAAAACTACcacctccgtcccattttatgtgaacgGGTTTgattttcacggagattaagaaaaaggtagtaaatgtagttgaaaagtgagtaaaatgGTGGaacttatcaatatttaataatagatttgagatagtggagaaaagtagtgggtgtaatagtgtttatttaataataagggagtataaaatatagagttagtgggtgtaatagtgaaaagtaatgttcaaaaatagtaagtattctagtttcattctttttgggacgtcccaaaaaggaaatgagatcacataaaatgggacggagggagtacaaagtACGGCATCATCTCGTattattgaaaattgaaaaataagtaGTACTCCCTCTATTACGTTTccttttaactgctcgacacgcatttcaatgctcttataaaatatagttccgtaacttatttttgagattttctttttctgtataaaaatataacatccaaactttaattcagaaaaagaaaattttaaaaataaattacacaactacacagtgcattaaagtccgtgccgcgtccccgtcccccaatgtatactactcatggggacggagggagtatttatctGTACACATGCgtcagaaaatatatttataaaaataaataaatttatttaaaatatcataagATTAAAACtaatcttaatatattttagatgttATCATTCTTTTGACATCAATATAAATTCTGACTACAATACGTAAATgtgacatttttttattttagttgtgTGCTGAAGAATGACTGCTGGAAGCAGAAGCAGTTACTGGGGGCAAGTTTATAAGGGCTTGTGTGTATCACATCACAGGTTAATCTCTCAAAGCCACAAATATCATATTGACTtttccaatttcaaatgagtACAGGTCGCAAATTACCTGATCGTATTCCATCCTCTTCGTCTTGCTTCATCGTCAACAGGTCTTTGCTTTTCCCATCTGGTAAAGAAGACACTTCAAACATAGGTGCATGgtagcaaaaaatttcatccaTAATTAGAATGAAAAAGCGAATGACctttttacaaataatattgaataaatacaTGTAAACATGAACAACTTCTTATTTCATGATAAACAAATTTTAAGCAAACAGGCATCATAGCTTTAGGTGTGCGGCCTTTATCGAGACATTATCCCAGGCTATTGTATGCATTTATTAACTAATAACTATTTTTCAATACAGATTGCAAATGCATATAATAATCACTAGAAAAACAACACACATAGCAGAGCAAATTAATCTCAAGCAAAACAACTTTACAAGCCAAAATATGCATTACTTAAAtccaatatatgtatattaatttaaatcttaGGTGCACAAAGTAATGACATCGTGGAGCACCACCAAGGCGCATTATATACCAGCTCGTTTACTTTCTCCAAGTACACGTTTAAAGCCTTTATTAGAATATTTGAGGCATGTACATACTGCAAGATCTACTTAAGCCATTAATCACCACTATACATCCAGTGTAGGTTACTAGTACGTAGTATCTAATCAAGTGTGATCTAATTCTCTATCACCCCCCCTGCCCCCTTCTGTCCAGATTACACATGGAACGCaaacaaaaaaagaagagaTCTATTCTCCATCTTTAACTTCCAAGGGTAACAACACCTAAGATTTACAGGATCAGGAATTGAGGAGTTACATATTGAACTAGAATACTTAATGAGAATAAAGATAAAATCACTTTTACACAAGTCAACAAGAAGCTGAGCTTACCATCACCCAAACAGTTCCTTATATTTGTAACTAATTCTGTTATGTAGACTAGTATAAATATAGCTACTGCAGTTATTGTACATAACTTTTTTTACACATTTCTTCAATACAATcacttctttctctctctacaatGTAGATAACAGTTGTTAATACTAGAAAGCTAAAAATTGTACATTCTGATTCTGCCTTGTTAAAAATGATCTTTGTTATTTCAGCGCTTCATTTTGCCTCAAATACCAGGCCATTaacactcggacatgggtatggTCACTTTTAGGCCAAAAcacatttgtatatatattgcaGAGTCAGACACTTAGACAAGTATCAGTGTTGGACATTTTCACTCGAGTGGGTAACAAATAAATTCTGAAAGTTTGAACATTTAAGACCTTCCTAAACTTCAACAATTAATTGTAATTCACCTACATATTGGATTATCGGTGAAATATATTAAACGTCTTCAGCCGCTGATGGCTACATTATTAGTCTTCTGCCGGTTAATGTCTCTTTCCTCGCCAGCTTCCATTGTTCGTCCTCTTCACATCCTCTCCATTTCTCTCTCCCTCCAATCCTTCATCAGCAAAATTACACAATGACCACAAACTAGAAGATATCTACATTCCCTCTTTAATTGCCAAGGGTAACAACAAATTTTTAACATAATCAGGAGACAGATATATTTAGCAATTGGCTTATCTAGAGAATGACGATAGATTGAAATACTAAAAGGAAAAGATTGCATATTAGTCTAGTTTTAAGGCCACAAAGTCCATAACCAGCAACAACACTACAAATCGCCAGTCACACGAGTATGTACATTGTACACTATATTAGTCTGTATTCAGTAATCATAATGATATAATTCAATAGCTTTCAGGAATAAGCCTGTGACCAGAAAAGTAAACAAAATCCAACATAGAATTCTCAGAACCCGGAATTAATTAactgagagagagggggagggagggggacagggaggggaagagagagagagagagggagggagggagagggggtagcgagagagagagggagagggagagggagggagagagagagagagagagacctgtaAGATCCCCAGTAATTAAGACAAGAGAAGGTTCGATCATAGCCAAAGTGGGGGGCACCAAATTCTTGAAATCAAGAGCTCTATCAGGATGATGAACACTAAAATGAAGATCAGAGAATTGAACTATCCAAACCACATCATGTGGGTCATCATGCAATTTCATAAAAGCCCTTTGATTGATCTCTGATGTTGAGCCAGCACTACCTTGATTTCTTTTTTGTGTGTAAACTAACAAGAAGATCATCGAAGCTACAACAAAAACACCAATCATTTGTTTAGgtctcatttctctctctctccccctctctctcatctctctccccCCACACACACTATAAATCAACAGATTGTGTGTGTGAACTGGGTAGATTAAACTAGAACAGTGCTTCTGTTTTTTCTGTTAGAGCTAGCAGATAAAATAGTTTCTCTGTTTTTCAGGAGTGAACACAGGGCAGAGAAACtttaaaatgaataaatagaatgaaactaaattattttttcaacacAAGAATAATTAGAcattttttatgatataaatttcGTCTTGAACTATTCCGTCCCGATTCGCATTTCAGATTGGGTTTGGGCTGGGCCGGTCCGATTAGCATGAAAAACAGCCGTCCCACTACCAATACAACTATTTAGTTTacttttcataattaaaaattagcatAATAGCCCGGGCAAGGCACGGGGCGCTAGTCTGAATTGTCTTTGCGCGGTTAGGTCTGCTTGTGTAGTGTTAGGATGGT includes:
- the LOC108192661 gene encoding tetrahydroberberine oxidase; protein product: MKISLAKIFVFCSFWVILSSASSHEDFVQCLTRFSPNTNSITKQIYTPQNSSYTSVLESSINNLRFAGSSTPKPLVIVTPTEDSQVQAVIYCAKKHHIQMRIRGGGHDYEGLSYVSKAPFVVLDMVRYNKIDVDHEAATAWVQSGATLGELYYSIAQKSSTLGFPGGFWYTVGVTGLIGGGGYGNLRRKYGLAADNVIDARIVDVKGRILDRNSMGEDLFWAIRGGGASSFGVILSWKLKLVSVPEIVTAIQLDRTIEQNGTEILHKWQSVAPNLPKDVEIRVIAATIWKNRPNPVARTVLTDDSIARNRAEKTILLRFSGYFLGGQEKLVSMMNKEFSELGLTKEDCTELSYIQSAQRFSLLSTSESPEVLLNRTSFRIPFKAKSSYAERPISRKGLEGIWTRLLEYDPGTTNFVFTSYGGRMNEIAESAIPFPHRAGTLFMIYMRVQTDGDAEKRIEWIRELYEYLTPYVTKNPRTSYVNYNDLDLGVNNEEGPTSYKRASVWGKKYFKNNFDRLVRVKSSVDPGNFFRHEQSIPPFS